The following coding sequences are from one Gossypium hirsutum isolate 1008001.06 chromosome A12, Gossypium_hirsutum_v2.1, whole genome shotgun sequence window:
- the LOC107933116 gene encoding ras-related protein RABD2a isoform X2: MRSSILKEDPSDYLFKLLLIGDSGVEKSCLLLRFADDSYVESYISTIGVDFWDTAGQERFRTITGSYYRGARGIIVDQESFNNVKQWLSEIDRYASDNVNKLLVGNKCDLTANKVVSYETAKAFANEIGIPFLETSAKDATNVEQAFMERRWHALGLGYHSGLRRADIERAAVIHYDGVMKPWLEIGIAKYKGCWSKHMQYDHPYLQQCNIHE; this comes from the exons ATGCGGTCAAGTATATTAAAAGAGGACCCAAG TGACTACCTGTTCAAGCTTCTGCTTATTGGAGATTCTGGTGTTGAAAAATCTTGTCTTCTTTTGAGATTTGCT GATGATTCATATGTAGAAAGCTACATAAGCACCATTGGGGTTGATTTT TGGGATACTGCTGGACAAGAACGGTTTAGGACAATCACTGGTAGCTACTACCGTGGTGCCCGTGGCATAATAGTGG ACCAAGAAAGCTTCAACAATGTCAAGCAGTGGCTGAGTGAAATTGATCGCTATGCTAGTGATAACGTTAACAAACTACTAGTTGGAAACAAGTGTGATCTTACAGCTAATAAAGTTGTATCATACGAAACAGCCAAG GCATTTGCAAATGAAATTGGCATACCTTTTTTGGAAACCAGTGCAAAAGATGCCACAAATGTTGAACAAGCTTTCATGG AAAGGAGATGGCATGCGCTAGGGCTTGGCTATCACTCAGGTCTTCGGCGGGCTGATATCGAGCGGGCAGCGGTTATACACTATGATGGAGTCATGAAACCCTGGTTGGAAATAGGAATTGCTAAATATAAAGGCTGTTGGAGCAAACATATGCAGTATGACCACCCTTACTTACAGCAGTGCAATATCCATGAATAA
- the LOC107933116 gene encoding ras-related protein RABD2a isoform X6, whose amino-acid sequence MRSSILKEDPSDYLFKLLLIGDSGVEKSCLLLRFADDSYVESYISTIGVDFWDTAGQERFRTITGSYYRGARGIIVDQESFNNVKQWLSEIDRYASDNVNKLLVGNKCDLTANKVVSYETAKAFANEIGIPFLETSAKDATNVEQAFMDCGFRKEMACARAWLSLRSSAG is encoded by the exons ATGCGGTCAAGTATATTAAAAGAGGACCCAAG TGACTACCTGTTCAAGCTTCTGCTTATTGGAGATTCTGGTGTTGAAAAATCTTGTCTTCTTTTGAGATTTGCT GATGATTCATATGTAGAAAGCTACATAAGCACCATTGGGGTTGATTTT TGGGATACTGCTGGACAAGAACGGTTTAGGACAATCACTGGTAGCTACTACCGTGGTGCCCGTGGCATAATAGTGG ACCAAGAAAGCTTCAACAATGTCAAGCAGTGGCTGAGTGAAATTGATCGCTATGCTAGTGATAACGTTAACAAACTACTAGTTGGAAACAAGTGTGATCTTACAGCTAATAAAGTTGTATCATACGAAACAGCCAAG GCATTTGCAAATGAAATTGGCATACCTTTTTTGGAAACCAGTGCAAAAGATGCCACAAATGTTGAACAAGCTTTCATGG ACTGTGGCTTTAGAAAGGAGATGGCATGCGCTAGGGCTTGGCTATCACTCAGGTCTTCGGCGGGCTGA
- the LOC107933116 gene encoding ras-related protein RABD2a isoform X1 translates to MRSSILKEDPSDYLFKLLLIGDSGVEKSCLLLRFADDSYVESYISTIGVDFWDTAGQERFRTITGSYYRGARGIIIVYDVTDQESFNNVKQWLSEIDRYASDNVNKLLVGNKCDLTANKVVSYETAKAFANEIGIPFLETSAKDATNVEQAFMERRWHALGLGYHSGLRRADIERAAVIHYDGVMKPWLEIGIAKYKGCWSKHMQYDHPYLQQCNIHE, encoded by the exons ATGCGGTCAAGTATATTAAAAGAGGACCCAAG TGACTACCTGTTCAAGCTTCTGCTTATTGGAGATTCTGGTGTTGAAAAATCTTGTCTTCTTTTGAGATTTGCT GATGATTCATATGTAGAAAGCTACATAAGCACCATTGGGGTTGATTTT TGGGATACTGCTGGACAAGAACGGTTTAGGACAATCACTGGTAGCTACTACCGTGGTGCCCGTGGCATAATA ATCGTTTATGATGTGACAGACCAAGAAAGCTTCAACAATGTCAAGCAGTGGCTGAGTGAAATTGATCGCTATGCTAGTGATAACGTTAACAAACTACTAGTTGGAAACAAGTGTGATCTTACAGCTAATAAAGTTGTATCATACGAAACAGCCAAG GCATTTGCAAATGAAATTGGCATACCTTTTTTGGAAACCAGTGCAAAAGATGCCACAAATGTTGAACAAGCTTTCATGG AAAGGAGATGGCATGCGCTAGGGCTTGGCTATCACTCAGGTCTTCGGCGGGCTGATATCGAGCGGGCAGCGGTTATACACTATGATGGAGTCATGAAACCCTGGTTGGAAATAGGAATTGCTAAATATAAAGGCTGTTGGAGCAAACATATGCAGTATGACCACCCTTACTTACAGCAGTGCAATATCCATGAATAA
- the LOC107933116 gene encoding GTP-binding protein YPTM2 isoform X4, with protein sequence MRSSILKEDPSDYLFKLLLIGDSGVEKSCLLLRFAWDTAGQERFRTITGSYYRGARGIIVDQESFNNVKQWLSEIDRYASDNVNKLLVGNKCDLTANKVVSYETAKAFANEIGIPFLETSAKDATNVEQAFMERRWHALGLGYHSGLRRADIERAAVIHYDGVMKPWLEIGIAKYKGCWSKHMQYDHPYLQQCNIHE encoded by the exons ATGCGGTCAAGTATATTAAAAGAGGACCCAAG TGACTACCTGTTCAAGCTTCTGCTTATTGGAGATTCTGGTGTTGAAAAATCTTGTCTTCTTTTGAGATTTGCT TGGGATACTGCTGGACAAGAACGGTTTAGGACAATCACTGGTAGCTACTACCGTGGTGCCCGTGGCATAATAGTGG ACCAAGAAAGCTTCAACAATGTCAAGCAGTGGCTGAGTGAAATTGATCGCTATGCTAGTGATAACGTTAACAAACTACTAGTTGGAAACAAGTGTGATCTTACAGCTAATAAAGTTGTATCATACGAAACAGCCAAG GCATTTGCAAATGAAATTGGCATACCTTTTTTGGAAACCAGTGCAAAAGATGCCACAAATGTTGAACAAGCTTTCATGG AAAGGAGATGGCATGCGCTAGGGCTTGGCTATCACTCAGGTCTTCGGCGGGCTGATATCGAGCGGGCAGCGGTTATACACTATGATGGAGTCATGAAACCCTGGTTGGAAATAGGAATTGCTAAATATAAAGGCTGTTGGAGCAAACATATGCAGTATGACCACCCTTACTTACAGCAGTGCAATATCCATGAATAA
- the LOC107933116 gene encoding GTP-binding protein YPTM2 isoform X3 produces MRSSILKEDPSDYLFKLLLIGDSGVEKSCLLLRFAWDTAGQERFRTITGSYYRGARGIIIVYDVTDQESFNNVKQWLSEIDRYASDNVNKLLVGNKCDLTANKVVSYETAKAFANEIGIPFLETSAKDATNVEQAFMERRWHALGLGYHSGLRRADIERAAVIHYDGVMKPWLEIGIAKYKGCWSKHMQYDHPYLQQCNIHE; encoded by the exons ATGCGGTCAAGTATATTAAAAGAGGACCCAAG TGACTACCTGTTCAAGCTTCTGCTTATTGGAGATTCTGGTGTTGAAAAATCTTGTCTTCTTTTGAGATTTGCT TGGGATACTGCTGGACAAGAACGGTTTAGGACAATCACTGGTAGCTACTACCGTGGTGCCCGTGGCATAATA ATCGTTTATGATGTGACAGACCAAGAAAGCTTCAACAATGTCAAGCAGTGGCTGAGTGAAATTGATCGCTATGCTAGTGATAACGTTAACAAACTACTAGTTGGAAACAAGTGTGATCTTACAGCTAATAAAGTTGTATCATACGAAACAGCCAAG GCATTTGCAAATGAAATTGGCATACCTTTTTTGGAAACCAGTGCAAAAGATGCCACAAATGTTGAACAAGCTTTCATGG AAAGGAGATGGCATGCGCTAGGGCTTGGCTATCACTCAGGTCTTCGGCGGGCTGATATCGAGCGGGCAGCGGTTATACACTATGATGGAGTCATGAAACCCTGGTTGGAAATAGGAATTGCTAAATATAAAGGCTGTTGGAGCAAACATATGCAGTATGACCACCCTTACTTACAGCAGTGCAATATCCATGAATAA
- the LOC107933116 gene encoding ras-related protein RABD2a isoform X7, with protein sequence MRSSILKEDPSDYLFKLLLIGDSGVEKSCLLLRFAWDTAGQERFRTITGSYYRGARGIIIVYDVTDQESFNNVKQWLSEIDRYASDNVNKLLVGNKCDLTANKVVSYETAKAFANEIGIPFLETSAKDATNVEQAFMDCGFRKEMACARAWLSLRSSAG encoded by the exons ATGCGGTCAAGTATATTAAAAGAGGACCCAAG TGACTACCTGTTCAAGCTTCTGCTTATTGGAGATTCTGGTGTTGAAAAATCTTGTCTTCTTTTGAGATTTGCT TGGGATACTGCTGGACAAGAACGGTTTAGGACAATCACTGGTAGCTACTACCGTGGTGCCCGTGGCATAATA ATCGTTTATGATGTGACAGACCAAGAAAGCTTCAACAATGTCAAGCAGTGGCTGAGTGAAATTGATCGCTATGCTAGTGATAACGTTAACAAACTACTAGTTGGAAACAAGTGTGATCTTACAGCTAATAAAGTTGTATCATACGAAACAGCCAAG GCATTTGCAAATGAAATTGGCATACCTTTTTTGGAAACCAGTGCAAAAGATGCCACAAATGTTGAACAAGCTTTCATGG ACTGTGGCTTTAGAAAGGAGATGGCATGCGCTAGGGCTTGGCTATCACTCAGGTCTTCGGCGGGCTGA
- the LOC107933116 gene encoding ras-related protein RABD2a isoform X5 has translation MRSSILKEDPSDYLFKLLLIGDSGVEKSCLLLRFADDSYVESYISTIGVDFWDTAGQERFRTITGSYYRGARGIIIVYDVTDQESFNNVKQWLSEIDRYASDNVNKLLVGNKCDLTANKVVSYETAKAFANEIGIPFLETSAKDATNVEQAFMDCGFRKEMACARAWLSLRSSAG, from the exons ATGCGGTCAAGTATATTAAAAGAGGACCCAAG TGACTACCTGTTCAAGCTTCTGCTTATTGGAGATTCTGGTGTTGAAAAATCTTGTCTTCTTTTGAGATTTGCT GATGATTCATATGTAGAAAGCTACATAAGCACCATTGGGGTTGATTTT TGGGATACTGCTGGACAAGAACGGTTTAGGACAATCACTGGTAGCTACTACCGTGGTGCCCGTGGCATAATA ATCGTTTATGATGTGACAGACCAAGAAAGCTTCAACAATGTCAAGCAGTGGCTGAGTGAAATTGATCGCTATGCTAGTGATAACGTTAACAAACTACTAGTTGGAAACAAGTGTGATCTTACAGCTAATAAAGTTGTATCATACGAAACAGCCAAG GCATTTGCAAATGAAATTGGCATACCTTTTTTGGAAACCAGTGCAAAAGATGCCACAAATGTTGAACAAGCTTTCATGG ACTGTGGCTTTAGAAAGGAGATGGCATGCGCTAGGGCTTGGCTATCACTCAGGTCTTCGGCGGGCTGA
- the LOC107921590 gene encoding uncharacterized protein has translation MSSLGHTRGGNGIGRGRGAPSSGAGHTEASVPYTALIDVGTTHFYVACTITENLRIPVENTSSRIIVLSPFGQSVGVNKLFRDVLLEVQGVIFLEYLIELPFREFDLILGMEWLFKHRVSLDCANKWVVLKTEADKEVEVIGEQRNYLSNVISTLRAEKLVRKSCEAFLAYVSVSGVGDSSVKDIRTVKDFLDVFPEKLPGLPPKREVEFGIELLHGVAPVSIAPYRMEPKDLIKLKAQIQELLD, from the exons ATGAGTAGCCTTGGTCACACAAGAGGTGGAAATGGAATCGGTCGTGGTCGTGGAGCACCGAGCAGTGGTGCTGGTCacactgaggcgag tgtaccttatactgcattgataGATGTAGGAACTACCCATTTTTATGTTGCCTGTACTATTACTGAGAACTTGAGGATTCCGGTTGAGAATACTTCGAGCAGAATTATTGTATTAAGTCCATTTGGGCAGTCCGTCGGAGTTAATAAACTATTTAGAGACGTCCTTTTAGAGGTACAAGGGGTTATCTTTTTAGAATATCTGATAGAACTCCcttttagagaatttgatttgataCTAGGCATGGAATGGTTATTTAAACACCGAGTAAGTTTGGACTGTGCTAATAAATGGGTAGTATTGAAAACTGAGGCAGATAAGGAGGTAGAGGTAATTGGGGAACAACGGAactatttgagtaatgtaatttCTACTCTAAGGGctgagaagttggttcgtaagagTTGTGAGGCATTTTTGGCCTACGTCAGTGTTTCAGGTGTTGGAGACTCTTCGGTAAAGGATATTAGGACTGTTAAGGATTTTTTGGATGTCTTTCCTGAAAAGCTACCGGGGTTACCTCCAAAacgtgaagtggagtttgggattgagctccttcaTGGTGTAGCTCCGGTGTCCattgccccttatagaatggaACCAAAGGACCTTATAAAACTcaaagctcaaattcaagagttactggattGA